The Deinococcus koreensis genome window below encodes:
- a CDS encoding HAD family hydrolase, which translates to MRVILFDLDGTLHDRAATIQIWLEGHLRRFDLPSGYGVRFLELDDFGYRSKQDVMPQLVQEFGLEHHPDALCADFWTRVDSAQAMPHAHTVLRALRERGVRIGVVTNGWEELQTRSLEACGLRDLVDDVVISRAVGLSKPDPAIHRLALERLDAPAGDCWFVGDSPRNDVWGPQQIGLRAAFLNTGHALGAERPDAVLDDLRNVLGLG; encoded by the coding sequence TTGAGGGTCATCCTCTTCGATCTGGACGGGACACTGCACGACCGAGCAGCGACCATCCAGATCTGGCTGGAAGGGCACCTTCGGCGCTTCGATCTCCCATCCGGCTATGGCGTCCGTTTTCTCGAGCTGGACGACTTCGGCTACCGTTCGAAGCAGGACGTGATGCCACAGCTCGTGCAGGAGTTCGGGCTGGAGCACCACCCAGACGCCCTGTGCGCTGATTTCTGGACGCGTGTGGACTCGGCCCAGGCCATGCCCCACGCGCACACCGTCCTGCGGGCTCTGCGGGAACGCGGGGTGAGGATAGGCGTCGTGACGAACGGCTGGGAGGAGCTTCAGACGCGCTCCCTGGAGGCCTGTGGTCTGCGCGATCTGGTGGACGATGTGGTCATCAGCCGCGCGGTCGGCCTGAGCAAGCCCGATCCGGCCATCCACCGGCTGGCGCTGGAGCGTCTGGACGCACCGGCCGGCGACTGCTGGTTCGTGGGCGACTCGCCCCGCAACGATGTCTGGGGGCCGCAGCAGATCGGCCTGCGGGCCGCCTTCCTGAACACCGGGCACGCGCTGGGGGCGGAGAGGCCGGACGCCGTGCTGGACGACCTGCGGAACGTGCTGGGTCTGGGCTGA
- a CDS encoding NAD(P)/FAD-dependent oxidoreductase translates to MTRPDQVGPDQAEFDVIIVGAGPGGLSAALTLGRSRRRVLLLDGGPPRNAPVGAAHGLLTRDGIGPDDLKARGLADLRAYDVTVRPEPAREVRPDGTGFAVRVGPDWHHTRRLLFASGVRDILPNVAGLRERWGQGVFHCPYCDGWEHQDKAIGVYGQGQAAHHLALTVRAWSDRVTLISDGPSLLTDLQARDLARVGVRVREQDVRSVTGTSPLCVTFHRAPLLPLDALFVSPAQEQGSALPAALGCALNEQGRVVVDDLGETSVSGVYAVGDMTGAPQYVVQAAAAGMHAATCINTSLIHEDVRALGADFHKGQAEV, encoded by the coding sequence ATGACCCGCCCAGATCAGGTGGGGCCAGACCAGGCGGAGTTCGACGTGATCATCGTCGGCGCCGGCCCCGGCGGGCTGAGCGCGGCCCTGACCCTGGGGCGGTCGCGGCGGCGGGTGCTGCTGCTCGACGGCGGCCCGCCCCGCAACGCGCCGGTGGGGGCCGCCCACGGCCTGCTCACCCGAGACGGCATCGGGCCGGACGACCTCAAGGCCCGCGGGCTGGCCGACCTGCGTGCCTATGACGTGACCGTGCGGCCCGAACCCGCCCGCGAGGTGCGGCCAGACGGCACAGGCTTCGCGGTGCGCGTCGGCCCGGACTGGCACCACACGCGCCGTCTGCTGTTCGCCAGCGGCGTGCGCGACATCCTGCCCAATGTGGCCGGGCTGCGCGAGCGCTGGGGCCAGGGCGTCTTCCACTGCCCCTACTGCGACGGCTGGGAGCATCAGGACAAGGCCATCGGCGTCTACGGCCAGGGTCAGGCCGCGCACCACCTGGCCCTGACGGTGAGGGCCTGGTCAGACCGGGTCACGCTGATCAGCGACGGCCCCAGCCTGCTCACCGACCTGCAGGCCCGCGATCTCGCGCGGGTCGGCGTGCGGGTGCGGGAACAGGACGTGCGCTCGGTGACCGGCACGTCGCCGCTGTGCGTGACCTTCCACCGGGCGCCGCTCCTGCCCCTGGACGCCCTGTTCGTCTCGCCCGCGCAGGAGCAGGGGAGCGCGCTGCCCGCCGCGCTGGGCTGCGCCCTGAACGAGCAGGGCCGGGTGGTGGTCGACGACCTGGGCGAGACCAGCGTGAGTGGCGTGTACGCGGTGGGCGACATGACCGGTGCCCCGCAGTACGTGGTGCAGGCCGCCGCCGCCGGAATGCACGCGGCCACCTGCATCAACACCAGCCTGATCCACGAGGACGTCCGGGCCCTGGGCGCCGACTTCCACAAGGGCCAGGCCGAAGTTTGA